One bacterium genomic window, TCCAAAGTGAAAGTTGAAGAATCCCGGCGGGCGCATAACAAAGCCGAACGACTGGAAAAAGTTGCGTTAGCCGCGATGAAGCAATGTCACCGATCATATCGACCGGAGATCGCTTTACCACTCAGTTTGAAGCAGTTTCTATCAGAGTCTGACGAGGGGATCAAGCTGATCTTCCATCCGAGCAGTGACAGTAAGTGGATTCAGGATATCCCGTTCGAAAGCAATCCCACTCGGGTGACCCTGCTGGTTGGGCCGGAATCCGGGTTCTCCGTGACCGAGTTTGCGGCCGCCAAAGAAAAGGGGTACCAGCCGGTCAGTCTGGGGAAACGGATCCTGCGGACCGAAAATGCCGGCCCGATCGCGGTTGCGCTGATCATGGCCCGACTTGGTGAATTCAATTAATCTCCAATCCTGCCGATAACCACCAGTGATGGATGGACTTCTCTACACCTATGTGACATTGATCGGCCTGGCGATCGGTTCGTTCGCCAACGTGTTGATCTATCGTCTGCCACGAGAAAAGAACGTGGTCTTAAGCCGTTCGGCCTGCCCGAATTGCGGGACCATGCTTCGATGGTACCACAATATCCCATTGATAAGCTATCTGGTACTCCGGGGAAAATGCGGATTCTGCAAGAAGCCGATCTCTTCCCGCTATCCTCTGGTCGAGGCGGTCAATGCGCTGATGTATCTCTATTTCCTCTGGCGTTTCGGGATGTCGTTGGAATTCCTGGTTTTCTGCTATCTCGGCACCGTGCTGTTGGTAGTCTTTTTCATCGATCTTGATTTTCAGATCATTCCGGACCTGTTGACCTATTCGGGGATGGTTCTCGGACTATTAGTAGCGCTGTTTCCCGGTGGTATCTCAATACTGAATTCGGCGATCGGACTTCTGGTCGGCGGCGGTTCGCTTTACCTGATCGCGATGCTCGGAGATGCGCTCTTCAAGAAAGAATCGATGGGGGGCGGTGATATCAAACTGGCGGCTATGCTCGGAGCATTTCTCGGCTGGCAAAAAGTATTGCTCATTTTCCTCTCGTCGGCGGTGATCGGTCTGGTGATCTCGCTGGCGATCATGGCATTTTCCGCCAAACTTCGCCAGGAGCGGGTTATCCCGTTCGGGCCGTTCATCGCCCTGGCGGCTGTGGTGACGATCCTCTATGGCGACCAGATCATTGCGTACTATCTGCACAATATTCTTGGCCTGAACTAGGCCATCCTTTTCCTCCCCACTAATAGACCGATACATAGGCTATGCCGTTCGGTAAAGCTAAATATCGATTTGAGTCCGAGGTACATCTCGGCCTGTTGAGCATTGTTCTGGTGCTGCTGCTGTTGAGCGTTGCCTCGAACCTGGTGCTGTTTAACGCCCGGGTACGACTTCAGGACGAAACCACTGACCGGCTCCGGACCGCGATCGTTGCTGTGACTCGTACGATCAACGACAATCATCTGGTGCAGATCCCTGATTCGTTGCGGCGCCATTTAGTGCGGCAGTATGAACTGAGCGGCCTGACCATTGTCCCCAATCATCCGACCGACAGCAGCCCGGCCGCCCACGTGAAATGGTTGCGGTCGATCCTG contains:
- a CDS encoding 16S rRNA (uracil(1498)-N(3))-methyltransferase, with product MEPPIFFATPEHLAEETVVLSAAESHHAIDVLRMKSGDLAIAVDGLGNGARGEIRFNSKKQIELVVHSRLRQFGEPMVKLTLAAGMSVGYKFDELVDKGTQLGVSRFVPLMTEKSKVKVEESRRAHNKAERLEKVALAAMKQCHRSYRPEIALPLSLKQFLSESDEGIKLIFHPSSDSKWIQDIPFESNPTRVTLLVGPESGFSVTEFAAAKEKGYQPVSLGKRILRTENAGPIAVALIMARLGEFN
- a CDS encoding prepilin peptidase, with the protein product MDGLLYTYVTLIGLAIGSFANVLIYRLPREKNVVLSRSACPNCGTMLRWYHNIPLISYLVLRGKCGFCKKPISSRYPLVEAVNALMYLYFLWRFGMSLEFLVFCYLGTVLLVVFFIDLDFQIIPDLLTYSGMVLGLLVALFPGGISILNSAIGLLVGGGSLYLIAMLGDALFKKESMGGGDIKLAAMLGAFLGWQKVLLIFLSSAVIGLVISLAIMAFSAKLRQERVIPFGPFIALAAVVTILYGDQIIAYYLHNILGLN